The following coding sequences are from one Methanosphaera cuniculi window:
- the ribB gene encoding 3,4-dihydroxy-2-butanone-4-phosphate synthase produces MTMNQIQKVENALEYLKQGKGIIVTDNEDRENEGDMFFAAESITEPQMALLIREGSGIVCLCMTNSDADKLELPLMVDDNTSTYGTGFTITIEAAEGVTTGVSAHDRVTTIKACVADDAKSSDLNHPGHVFPLRARDGLLDERQGHTEAIVDLMKLANLKPMGVLCEITNSNGTMARKPELEVFSKEHDMPLITIEDIIAYKNQ; encoded by the coding sequence ATGACAATGAATCAAATACAAAAAGTAGAAAATGCACTAGAATATCTAAAACAAGGAAAAGGAATCATTGTAACAGATAATGAAGACCGTGAAAATGAAGGAGATATGTTCTTTGCAGCAGAAAGCATAACAGAACCACAAATGGCACTTCTAATACGAGAAGGTAGTGGAATAGTATGCCTATGTATGACAAACTCTGATGCAGATAAATTAGAATTACCACTAATGGTAGATGATAACACAAGTACATATGGAACAGGATTTACCATAACAATAGAAGCAGCAGAAGGAGTAACAACAGGAGTAAGTGCACATGATAGAGTAACAACAATCAAAGCATGTGTAGCTGATGATGCAAAATCATCTGACTTAAATCATCCAGGACACGTCTTCCCACTAAGAGCACGAGATGGACTACTAGATGAACGTCAAGGACATACCGAGGCAATAGTTGATTTAATGAAATTAGCTAATCTAAAACCAATGGGAGTACTATGTGAAATAACAAATTCTAATGGAACAATGGCAAGAAAACCAGAACTTGAAGTATTCTCAAAAGAACATGATATGCCACTAATAACAATTGAAGATATCATAGCATACAAAAATCAATAA